One part of the Vicia villosa cultivar HV-30 ecotype Madison, WI linkage group LG6, Vvil1.0, whole genome shotgun sequence genome encodes these proteins:
- the LOC131609665 gene encoding subtilisin-like protease SBT3, with product MDLNFLFSLLLIAPCFLLTFHANAEITSTYIIHMNKSLFPQIFTTHHDWFESTVHSLKSKTLAFDDHGHGHDQDQSSKKSMKTLVYTYDNAMYGFSAVLSSKELESLKNIDGFVAAYQDRTVTVDTTHTYEFLNLDSPSGLWHASNFGEDIIVGVIDSGVWPESKSFRDDGMTKKIPSKWKGTCEIGQEFNASMCNFKLIGARYFNKGVIASNPNVTILMNSARDFRGHGTHTSSTVAGNYVKGASYFGYAKGVARGIAPKARLAMYKTIWAEGRLASDVLAGMDQAIVDGVDVISISMGFDGAPLYEDPIAIASFAAMEKGIVVSSSAGNAGPDLGTLHNGIPWLITVAAGTVDRTFGTLVLGNGQNIIGWTLFPANAIVENLPLVYNKTLSSCNSEKLLSQVDKQVVLFCDDESTTNSTSVFHQINTVAETNVLGAVFVSENPKLIDLANIYSPIIVIKPKDAESVINYAKSHQNPTASIRFQETYVGIKPAPTAAEYSSRGPSHSLPWILKPDIMAPGSRILAAYVPRKASGRIGSNVFLSSDYNFMSGTSMACPHVSGVVALLKSAHPQWSAAAIRSALITTANPMDNTQSPIKDNGYPTQQASPLAIGAGEIDPNRAMNPGLIYDVTPQDYVNLLCGSNFTKNQILTITRSSSYDCENPSLDLNYPSFIAFYSNKTRSMVHKFKRTVTNVGDGAATYKAKVTHPKGCLVTVSPDILSFSYRNEKQSYYIVIKCVMYKKENVSSGDLVWAEDGGTHTVRSPIVVAPSGIV from the coding sequence ATGGACCTTAATTTTCTGTTTTCACTTCTTCTCATTGCTCCTTGCTTTCTATTAACCTTTCATGCCAATGCTGAGATAACTTCCACATATATAATCCATATGAACAAATCCCTCTTTCCTCAAATCTTCACTACTCATCATGATTGGTTCGAATCCACCGTTCATTCCTTAAAATCAAAAACACTAGCATTTGATGATCATGGTCATGGtcatgatcaagatcaatcatcGAAGAAATCAATGAAGACGCTAGTGTACACCTATGATAATGCCATGTATGGCTTTAGTGCTGTTCTATCTTCAAAGGAGTTAGAGAGTCTTAAAAACATTGATGGCTTTGTTGCAGCCTATCAAGATAGAACAGTCACCGTTGACACAACTCATACCTATGAGTTTCTGAACCTAGATTCTCCGAGTGGACTATGGCATGCTTCGAATTTCGGTGAGGATATAATTGTTGGAGTCATTGATTCTGGTGTATGGCCTGAGAGTAAAAGCTTTCGAGACGATGGCATGACGAAGAAAATTCCGAGCAAATGGAAAGGAACATGTGAAATTGGTCAAGAGTTTAATGCTTCCATGTGCAACTTCAAGTTGATTGGAGCTAGATATTTCAACAAAGGAGTCATTGCTTCAAATCCAAATGTGACAATCCTCATGAACTCGGCTAGAGACTTTAGAGGACATGGAACTCACACATCATCAACTGTTGCAGGTAACTATGTTAAGGgagcttcttattttggttatgCTAAAGGAGTAGCAAGAGGCATTGCACCAAAAGCTAGGCTTGCTATGTATAAAACCATTTGGGCAGAAGGCCGTTTGGCTTCCGATGTTTTAGCTGGAATGGACCAAGCAATTGTTGATGGTGTTGATGTGATTTCAATTTCCATGGGATTCGATGGTGCTCCGCTGTACGAAGATCCTATTGCAATAGCTTCTTTTGCAGCTATGGAGAAAGGGATTGTTGTTTCATCTTCTGCAGGTAATGCAGGACCTGATCTTGGAACCTTGCACAATGGCATCCCTTGGCTAATTACAGTGGCTGCAGGAACAGTAGACAGAACTTTTGGAACTCTTGTTTTGGGAAATGGACAAAACATCATTGGTTGGACTTTGTTTCCAGCAAATGCTATAGTGGAAAATCTTCCACTTGTTTACAACAAAACTTTATCTTCATGCAACTCAGAAAAATTGTTATCTCAAGTTGACAAACAAGTAGTCCTTTTTTGTGACGACGAATCAACGACAAACTCAACGTCAGTGTTTCATCAAATCAATACTGTTGCAGAAACAAATGTGTTAGGAGCAGTTTTTGTTTCTGAAAATCCTAAATTAATCGATTTAGCAAATATTTACTCCCCGATTATCGTAATCAAGCCAAAAGACGCAGAATCCGTGATCAACTATGCAAAAAGTCATCAAAATCCAACAGCAAGTATTAGGTTTCAAGAAACATATGTTGGAATAAAGCCAGCACCAACTGCAGCAGAATACTCTTCAAGAGGTCCTTCACATAGCCTTCCATGGATTTTGAAGCCTGACATAATGGCACCGGGCTCTAGAATTCTCGCTGCCTATGTTCCTCGTAAAGCATCGGGTAGAATCGGCTCAAATGTGTTCTTATCAAGTGACTACAATTTCATGTCAGGAACATCAATGGCTTGCCCTCATGTTTCCGGCGTTGTTGCTCTTCTGAAATCTGCACATCCACAATGGAGTGCTGCTGCTATACGATCTGCATTAATAACCACAGCTAATCCTATGGATAACACACAAAGTCCTATTAAGGATAACGGTTACCCTACTCAACAAGCTTCTCCTCTCGCTATCGGTGCTGGTGAGATCGATCCTAATAGAGCAATGAATCCAGGTTTGATATATGATGTTACTCCACAAGACTATGTTAATCTCCTATGTGGTTCAAACTTCACAAAGAACCAAATTTTAACAATTACAAGATCAAGTTCTTATGATTGTGAAAACCCTTCTTTGGATCTTAATTACCCTTCATTTATAGCTTTTTACAGTAAcaaaacaagatcaatggttcATAAATTTAAGAGGACTGTTACTAATGTCGGTGATGGTGCTGCTACATATAAAGCTAAAGTGACACATCCAAAAGGTTGTTTGGTGACAGTGTCACCTGATATATTAAGTTTTAGTTACAGAAATGAGAAACAAAGTTACTACATTGTCATAAAGTGTGTTATGTACAAGAAGGAAAATGTTTCATCTGGGGATCTTGTTTGGGCTGAAGATGGTGGAACACATACCGTTAGAAGTCCTATTGTAGTGGCACCAAGTGGAATTGTATGA
- the LOC131609666 gene encoding wall-associated receptor kinase-like 2, protein MELQCFYILHLTVMFLSMFPQLLNCQQEYLNSTVFDCTNNPSVPKGYLCNGLKKSCTSFLVFKSKPPYDKPAKIANLLGSEASTIASINKITINEKIPSNKSIFVPVFCSCAGNIYQHSTSYSVKQNDTYYELVKETYQGLTTCQALMGQNYYAPVNIAVGAELTVPVLCACPTKNLTAKGVTSLLVHMVNYGDTVKSIGEAYGVDEPSMREANELPVLQSANSTVILFALTPIIVPLRSKSCKENPERFYCKCFEELHADGSSKGVFCDESHRQKLPAKLVAASGIGIGTGFLCLFLLGYKLYQCIMKKRERIRKEKLFGQNGGYLLQEKLSSYGNGEMAKLFTAEELQRATDNYNRSRFLGQGGYGTVYKGMLPDGTIVAVKKSKQLDRNQIETFVNEVVILSNINHRNIVKLLGCCLETETPLLVYEFIPNGTLSEHIHRKDHESSLSWENRLRIACEVAGAVSYMHFSASIPIFHRDIKPTNILLDSNYSAKVSDFGTSRSIPLDKTHLTTFVGGTFGYIDPEYFQSSQFTDKSDVYSFGVVLVEIITGRKPNSFYDEDDGQNLIAQFISVTKENQLPEIVDSRVQKEAGKDTILTISNLAMRCLRLNGKKRPTMKEVSAELEALRKAQSSFQINHDIDESSSDDEQSFGHIINETTTEQESTEESISVSLQIESASF, encoded by the exons ATGGAGCTTCAATGTTTCTACATTCTTCATCTCACTGTTATGTTCCTAAGTATGTTTCCTCAGTTACTCAACTGCCAACAAGAATATCTCAATAGCACTGTCTTTGACTGCACTAACAACCCTTCTGTACCAAAAGGATACCTCTGCAATGGCCTTAAAAAGTCATGCACTTCCTTTTTAGTTTTCAAGTCAAAACCTCCCTATGACAAACCTGCAAAAATTGCCAACCTTCTTGGATCTGAAGCCTCTACTATAGCCTCGATCAACAAGATAACCATAAATGAGAAGATTCCTTCAAATAAATCAATCTTTGTCCCGGTTTTTTGTTCATGTGCTGGAAATATCTACCAGCATAGCACATCTTACTCTGTCAAGCAGAATGACACCTATTATGAGTTGGTAAAAGAAACTTATCAAGGCCTTACAACCTGCCAGGCATTGATGGGTCAGAATTACTATGCTCCTGTCAACATTGCAGTTGGTGCTGAGCTTACAGTTCCAGTACTATGTGCTTGTCCAACGAAAAACCTGACAGCAAAAGGGGTTACATCCTTGCTAGTTCACATGGTGAACTACGGTGACACAGTTAAATCCATAGGAGAAGCTTATGGTGTTGATGAACCTAGCATGCGAGAGGCCAATGAGTTACCGGTGCTACAAAGTGCAAACAGCACTGTGATCCTCTTTGCTTTGACGCCTATAATAGTTCCTCTGAGAAGCAAGAGTTGTAAAGAGAACCCAGAGAGATTCTACTGCAAATGTTTTGAGGAACTACATGCTGATGGAAGCTCCAAGGGTGTCTTCTGTGATGAATCTCATCGTCAAAAACTCCCTGCAAAATTGGTTGCTGCCTCAG GTATTGGAATTGGTACAGGCTTTCTGTGTTTGTTTCTTTTGGGTTACAAATTATATCAATGCATaatgaaaaagagagaaagaatcCGAAAGGAAAAGCTGTTCGGGCAAAACGGCGGCTACTTGTTACAAGAGAAGTTATCATCATACGGAAACGGagaaatggcaaagctttttacTGCAGAGGAGCTGCAAAGAGCAACAGATAACTATAACCGAAGTAGGTTTCTCGGCCAGGGTGGCTATGGCACGGTGTACAAAGGAATGTTACCTGATGGAACCATAGTAGCAGTTAAAAAGTCGAAACAGCTTGACAGGAACCAGATAGAAACTTTTGTCAATGAAGTAGTCATCTTATCTAACATCAACCACAGAAACATTGTCAAACTCTTAGGTTGCTGTCTTGAGACAGAAACCCCATTACTTGTTTACGAATTTATTCCAAACGGAACTCTTTCTGAACATATACATAGGAAAGACCATGAGTCGTCCCTTTCATGGGAAAATCGCCTTAGAATTGCTTGTGAAGTTGCTGGAGCAGTTTCATATATGCATTTTTCAGCTTCTATTCCAATCTTCCATAGAGACATCAAACCCACCAACATACTCTTAGATAGTAACTATAGTGCCAAAGTGTCTGATTTTGGAACATCAAGATCAATACCACTAGATAAGACTCATCTAACCACATTTGTAGGCGGAACTTTTGGGTACATAGACCCTGAATATTTTCAGTCCAGTCAATTTACAGATAAGAGTGATGTATATAGTTTTGGCGTTGTTCTTGTAGAGATTATAACCGGTAGAAAGCCCAACTCATtctatgatgaagatgatggtcaGAATTTGATTGCACAATTCATTTCTGTAACGAAAGAGAACCAACTTCCTGAAATTGTAGATTCCAGAGTGCAAAAGGAAGCCGGGAAAGACACCATTCTTACTATTTCAAATCTTGCAATGAGGTGTTTGAGACTTAATGGTAAAAAAAGACCAACAATGAAAGAGGTTTCAGCGGAATTAGAAGCACTGAGAAAGGCGCAAAGTTCCTTTCAAATCAACCATGATATTGACGAATCATCAAGTGATGATGAACAATCATTTGGGCACATAATCAATGAAACAACAACAGAGCAAGAATCAACAGAGGAAAGCATTTCAGTTTCCTTACAAATCGAATCCGCGTCCTTCTGA